A single region of the Bdellovibrionales bacterium CG10_big_fil_rev_8_21_14_0_10_45_34 genome encodes:
- the recA gene encoding recombinase RecA, which yields MQTPQVGSEKLKALDLAISSIEKQFGKGSIMKLGGDNLYKDIPIIPTGSLSLDIALGIGGLPKGRIIEIYGPESSGKTTLALSAIAQSQKKGGVAAFVDAEHALDVSYARKLGVSVEDLLISQPDTGEQALEITETLVRSGAVDILVVDSVAALTPRAEIEGDMGDSHMGLQARLMSQALRKLTAAINRSQTTVVFINQIRMKIGVMFGNPETTTGGNALKFYSSVRLDVRRIGAITNSANEAVGNRTAVKVVKNKMAPPFAKIEFDLLYGEGISQVGEILDLGVDKNFIDKAGAWFSLNGERMGQGRDQAKNFLKEHPELALELRNKILEANGVKVAGSEAARAAAQELAEKAAATKAASSAVDSKSVVDESPKTPVAAKAKSTRKQ from the coding sequence ATGCAAACACCTCAAGTCGGTTCTGAAAAACTCAAAGCTCTCGACCTCGCAATTAGCTCGATTGAAAAGCAGTTTGGTAAAGGTTCGATCATGAAATTGGGGGGAGACAATCTTTATAAAGATATTCCTATCATCCCAACCGGTTCACTTTCGCTAGATATTGCTCTTGGTATTGGAGGCCTTCCGAAAGGTCGTATCATTGAAATTTATGGACCAGAAAGCTCTGGCAAAACGACTCTTGCTTTATCTGCCATTGCCCAATCACAAAAAAAAGGTGGAGTTGCTGCATTCGTAGATGCTGAACATGCACTGGATGTCTCTTATGCGCGCAAACTAGGAGTGAGCGTTGAGGATCTTTTGATTTCACAACCTGATACGGGCGAGCAAGCTCTTGAGATCACAGAAACTCTTGTGAGATCTGGAGCCGTTGATATTTTAGTTGTCGACTCTGTCGCAGCACTGACTCCACGAGCTGAGATTGAGGGTGACATGGGCGACTCTCATATGGGTCTGCAAGCGCGTTTAATGTCGCAAGCTCTGAGAAAACTCACTGCAGCGATCAACCGCAGTCAAACGACAGTTGTATTTATCAATCAGATTCGTATGAAAATTGGAGTCATGTTCGGAAACCCAGAGACAACTACAGGCGGAAACGCATTAAAGTTTTACTCTTCCGTTCGCCTAGATGTTCGTAGAATTGGTGCTATCACTAATAGCGCTAACGAAGCTGTTGGTAACAGAACCGCTGTAAAAGTTGTGAAAAATAAAATGGCCCCACCATTTGCAAAAATTGAATTTGATTTGCTTTATGGTGAAGGGATTTCGCAAGTGGGTGAGATTCTTGATTTAGGTGTTGATAAAAACTTCATCGATAAGGCAGGAGCTTGGTTTAGTCTTAATGGTGAGAGAATGGGGCAAGGTCGAGACCAAGCTAAGAATTTCTTGAAAGAGCACCCAGAGCTTGCTTTAGAGCTTCGCAATAAAATTCTTGAGGCAAATGGTGTGAAAGTGGCTGGCTCAGAAGCGGCTCGCGCAGCAGCTCAAGAACTTGCTGAGAAGGCGGCGGCAACAAAAGCAGCTTCTTCTGCGGTGGATTCAAAGTCTGTAGTCGACGAATCACCAAAAACACCCGTTGCAGCTAAAGCTAAGTCAACCCGTAAGCAGTAA
- a CDS encoding phosphatidylglycerophosphatase A: MTLVKFLSTGFCLGLLPKAPGTFGSLLGLFAAATLFRGNLIYDGLVLLTLTTLSVIIISRYEKQAKTHDSSEIVLDEVVGQMLTLLLVPVSWKYYLVGFLLFRFFDIFKPLGIRWIDQNVKGAVGTVLDDLLAGLLAMVSLLILVRFVEPLL, from the coding sequence ATGACTTTAGTTAAGTTTTTATCGACAGGGTTTTGCTTGGGTCTTTTGCCAAAGGCTCCGGGCACCTTTGGAAGCCTGCTGGGTCTTTTTGCGGCCGCTACCCTCTTTCGGGGAAATCTTATCTATGACGGTCTTGTACTGCTCACATTGACGACCCTTTCTGTGATTATAATCTCGCGGTACGAAAAGCAGGCAAAGACACATGACTCTTCTGAGATTGTGCTCGATGAAGTAGTTGGGCAGATGCTTACCCTGCTTTTGGTGCCTGTGAGCTGGAAATACTATTTGGTGGGATTCTTGCTATTTCGATTTTTTGACATCTTTAAGCCCCTGGGTATTCGGTGGATCGATCAAAATGTAAAGGGAGCTGTGGGCACAGTTTTAGATGATTTACTTGCTGGATTGCTTGCAATGGTTTCACTCCTGATCCTGGTGAGATTCGTAGAGCCACTGCTCTAA
- a CDS encoding HNH endonuclease yields the protein MSARVLLLNSSFEPIQVVNWQKAFILWFQGKVDVLDTHHLFARTIRETFPIPSIIRLKKYTRFRRKSFIRFSRENVYLRDSFECQYCGVKPLQRELTLDHVLPASRGGDKNWLNVVTACKPCNQKKSNKTPEEARMPLKMKPDEPKWLPEPGLSIDTVQVPESWQLYLIVTHGARRAASGY from the coding sequence ATTTCGGCACGAGTACTGTTGTTGAATTCAAGTTTTGAACCTATCCAAGTCGTCAATTGGCAAAAGGCGTTTATCTTGTGGTTTCAAGGCAAGGTAGACGTTCTAGACACACACCATCTTTTTGCCAGAACAATTAGAGAAACCTTCCCAATTCCCAGTATAATTCGCTTAAAAAAGTACACACGATTCAGAAGAAAATCTTTCATCAGGTTCTCAAGAGAGAATGTCTATTTGAGAGACAGCTTTGAGTGTCAGTATTGCGGCGTGAAACCTCTTCAAAGGGAGCTGACTTTAGACCATGTCCTGCCGGCTTCTCGAGGTGGAGACAAAAACTGGTTAAATGTTGTTACCGCGTGTAAGCCCTGTAACCAGAAAAAAAGTAACAAGACGCCCGAAGAGGCGAGGATGCCTTTGAAAATGAAGCCCGACGAACCAAAGTGGCTCCCAGAGCCTGGACTTTCGATTGACACTGTGCAAGTACCTGAGTCCTGGCAATTGTACCTGATTGTGACCCATGGGGCTCGAAGGGCTGCAAGCGGGTACTAG
- a CDS encoding ABC transporter ATP-binding protein, whose product MKKVIEVKHFKKRFATKQVHEDVSFCVYEHECLGLIGGSGVGKSIILRSLIGLEKPDSGEIWVEGQEISRLSETQLVDIRKRVAYVFQGGALFDSMSVFDNLAYSLREHTFMKEVEIQDKVLSLLKEFRLEGNDKIFPADLSGGMQKRVGLARAIILGPSCILYDEPTAGLDPYNTKKIQDMILRLKSAGTTSILVTHDMPTALAVCDRIIMLGEGKVIADKSLEDLVASHEGPIKAFMDGEIP is encoded by the coding sequence ATGAAAAAAGTGATTGAAGTAAAACATTTTAAAAAACGATTTGCCACCAAACAGGTCCACGAAGATGTTTCGTTTTGTGTCTATGAGCATGAATGCCTCGGTCTGATTGGAGGATCGGGGGTTGGAAAAAGCATTATCTTGCGCTCCCTCATTGGACTCGAAAAACCGGACAGCGGTGAAATTTGGGTTGAAGGGCAGGAGATTTCTCGGCTCTCCGAGACTCAGCTCGTAGATATTCGAAAGAGAGTTGCTTACGTCTTTCAAGGTGGAGCTCTTTTTGACTCAATGTCTGTCTTTGACAACTTGGCGTATTCACTTCGTGAACACACTTTTATGAAAGAAGTGGAGATTCAGGATAAAGTGTTGTCACTGCTCAAGGAGTTTCGTTTGGAAGGCAATGACAAGATATTTCCTGCCGATTTGTCAGGTGGAATGCAAAAACGTGTCGGACTCGCGAGAGCTATCATTTTAGGACCAAGTTGCATCCTCTATGATGAACCAACAGCGGGGCTAGACCCCTACAATACAAAGAAAATTCAAGACATGATATTGAGACTAAAGAGCGCGGGCACTACTTCAATTCTTGTTACTCATGACATGCCCACGGCCCTAGCTGTGTGCGATCGCATTATAATGCTCGGAGAGGGCAAAGTCATTGCAGACAAGTCGCTTGAAGACCTTGTGGCCTCTCACGAAGGACCTATTAAAGCATTTATGGACGGTGAAATACCATGA
- the flgC gene encoding flagellar basal body rod protein FlgC, producing the protein MDFLSGMRVSSSGMAAQRKRLDTISSNIANVNTTRTAEGGPYRRKDVVLVSVPDQKTFGEILTDESQRAVSQVQVDDIHIDRGAPLLKYEPNHPDANAQGYVAYPNINVMEEMTNMIQATRSYEANVSTMNATKKMALSALEIGR; encoded by the coding sequence ATGGATTTTTTAAGTGGAATGAGAGTATCTTCTAGCGGAATGGCTGCTCAAAGAAAGCGACTTGATACGATTTCGTCAAACATTGCCAACGTCAATACCACTCGCACGGCCGAGGGAGGTCCCTACCGAAGAAAAGACGTTGTTCTTGTCTCTGTGCCTGACCAGAAGACATTCGGAGAAATTTTAACTGATGAGAGTCAGAGGGCGGTTTCACAGGTCCAGGTGGACGACATTCACATTGATCGCGGAGCTCCTTTGTTGAAATACGAGCCAAACCACCCAGATGCGAATGCACAAGGTTATGTAGCCTACCCCAATATTAACGTGATGGAGGAAATGACCAACATGATTCAAGCCACAAGAAGCTACGAGGCCAACGTCTCGACAATGAATGCCACAAAGAAAATGGCATTAAGTGCACTAGAAATAGGTAGATAA
- the flgB gene encoding flagellar basal body rod protein FlgB, whose amino-acid sequence MNRLYDKTIDGLSRSLDLRLARHGVTTSNIANAETPGYKAKKVDFEAELKQALDLDGLGPNRITDAGPMRDHQTELLSVKPDVYDNPDAEVSPDGNSVNLEREMVELAENNLLYQTSVELMRKKLGQLKYAISEGGR is encoded by the coding sequence ATGAACCGACTGTATGACAAAACAATTGACGGTCTTTCTCGGTCGCTTGATCTCAGGCTTGCGAGGCATGGAGTTACTACGTCAAATATCGCGAACGCGGAGACTCCAGGGTACAAAGCCAAAAAAGTTGACTTCGAGGCAGAGCTTAAACAAGCGCTCGATCTAGACGGACTTGGTCCCAATCGAATCACTGACGCCGGTCCAATGAGAGATCATCAGACCGAACTACTGTCGGTAAAGCCCGATGTCTATGACAACCCAGATGCGGAAGTGTCGCCTGACGGAAACTCGGTGAACCTTGAACGGGAGATGGTGGAGCTTGCCGAAAATAACCTACTTTATCAAACATCCGTTGAGCTAATGCGTAAAAAACTTGGACAGCTTAAATACGCGATTAGTGAGGGTGGTAGGTAA
- a CDS encoding flagellar hook-basal body complex protein FliE, whose translation MDGLKIGLPSTVRLPGIEGKSIGSSQDSTAFASTLKDAITSVNSLQKNADLSAQKLVAGDRQSLHETMVAMEKADIALRLMVQVRNKLIDAYQEIMRMQV comes from the coding sequence ATGGATGGCTTAAAAATTGGATTGCCGAGCACAGTAAGACTTCCCGGTATTGAAGGGAAGTCCATTGGTAGCTCTCAAGATTCTACTGCATTTGCGAGCACTCTTAAAGATGCCATTACATCTGTAAATTCTCTTCAAAAGAATGCTGACCTTTCGGCACAGAAGCTTGTTGCTGGCGACCGCCAAAGTTTACACGAAACGATGGTTGCTATGGAAAAGGCAGATATTGCTTTGAGGCTCATGGTTCAGGTTAGAAACAAACTCATAGATGCGTATCAAGAGATCATGAGAATGCAGGTATGA
- a CDS encoding damage-inducible protein CinA: MDLNSQYSDLVEALKANQQTVGFAESCTGGLIASLVTQVPGSSKVFEGAVVCYSNAVKNNVLEVSENTLVKFGAVSRETALEMALGAQKVLRVDWALSVTGIAGPDGGTDEKPVGTVWMAIVGPYFEEVWQSRFDGDRLSIQRQSAAKGIQGLLKALTNQKER; the protein is encoded by the coding sequence ATGGATTTAAATTCGCAATACTCAGATTTAGTCGAAGCCTTAAAGGCAAACCAGCAAACTGTCGGTTTTGCTGAAAGCTGCACAGGCGGGTTAATTGCCTCTTTGGTCACGCAAGTGCCCGGCTCATCAAAGGTTTTTGAAGGTGCGGTGGTTTGCTATAGCAATGCCGTGAAGAACAATGTGCTCGAAGTTTCTGAGAACACTCTCGTAAAGTTTGGCGCAGTCAGTCGAGAGACAGCGCTAGAGATGGCTCTGGGAGCGCAGAAGGTGCTGAGGGTGGACTGGGCGTTATCCGTAACAGGGATTGCTGGTCCGGACGGCGGAACAGATGAGAAACCTGTAGGAACTGTGTGGATGGCTATTGTTGGCCCCTATTTTGAAGAGGTGTGGCAATCACGCTTCGATGGTGACAGGTTAAGCATTCAGAGACAAAGTGCCGCTAAAGGGATTCAAGGACTTTTAAAAGCATTGACCAATCAGAAAGAACGCTAG
- a CDS encoding cation transporter: protein MKRRTKNLYDHKVKAAGWISLIVGLALLAIKFTAYSLTGSSAVLSDALESIVNVIAAVVGLTVLHVASKPADRDHPYGHGKIEYVSAAFEGGLILFAAILIVYTAVQKLFEGAQVERIDIGLGLVAAAGLVNLAVGFYLRKIGRQYGSLALVASGAHLFSDFWTSLVVVVALIVVKITSIPWIDPLFAGGVAIWLGYTGVRLLGQSISGLMDAEDENVIEKLRSLFIGNLRPGVISLHYTRVIRSGPFHHVDAHVVVPEFWDVQRAHEILSEFENDVISGYEKVGRKFGELHLHMDPCRSKYCQECPLENCPIRAEVFVSLPNLGLTDLVSPTT, encoded by the coding sequence ATGAAAAGACGAACGAAAAACCTATACGATCATAAGGTGAAAGCTGCTGGTTGGATAAGTCTCATTGTGGGGCTTGCGCTCCTGGCAATAAAATTTACGGCCTATTCTTTGACTGGATCAAGCGCGGTGCTTTCTGATGCGCTAGAGAGCATTGTCAATGTGATTGCTGCCGTCGTTGGATTGACGGTTCTTCATGTGGCCTCAAAGCCGGCGGATCGCGATCATCCTTATGGACACGGCAAAATCGAGTATGTTTCGGCAGCTTTTGAGGGCGGTCTTATACTTTTTGCTGCAATTCTGATTGTTTATACGGCTGTTCAGAAGCTTTTTGAAGGCGCCCAAGTCGAGCGAATCGATATAGGTTTAGGACTTGTTGCTGCTGCAGGTTTAGTTAATTTGGCCGTTGGATTTTACCTCAGAAAAATTGGCCGCCAGTATGGATCGCTCGCACTTGTTGCAAGCGGAGCGCACCTCTTCTCGGACTTTTGGACAAGCCTTGTGGTTGTAGTTGCTTTGATCGTTGTTAAAATCACATCAATTCCCTGGATTGATCCATTGTTTGCTGGCGGAGTTGCCATTTGGCTTGGCTACACAGGAGTGCGACTGCTTGGGCAATCTATCAGTGGCTTGATGGATGCTGAAGACGAAAATGTCATCGAAAAATTGAGATCTCTCTTTATTGGGAATCTGCGGCCAGGCGTGATTTCACTTCATTACACACGGGTGATTCGCTCAGGGCCTTTCCATCATGTCGATGCTCACGTTGTCGTGCCGGAGTTTTGGGATGTCCAACGGGCCCACGAAATACTGAGTGAGTTTGAAAATGACGTTATCAGTGGTTATGAAAAAGTGGGGCGAAAGTTTGGCGAGCTTCATCTGCATATGGACCCATGCCGCTCCAAATATTGTCAAGAATGTCCGCTTGAGAACTGCCCCATCCGTGCCGAGGTTTTTGTCAGTTTGCCAAATCTAGGGTTAACTGATCTCGTTAGCCCCACTACGTAA
- a CDS encoding ABC transporter permease — protein MLGIVEYFGGTATMLTGCAKEFFSGKFYFKLTLQQIYQIGVRSLSLVLAAALSTGMVMSLQFGLGLEKFGGKLYVPKIVSLSILRELGPVFTGLMVAGRVGAGIASEIGSMVVTQQIDAIRALGTSPVRMIIIPRIVALVIALPILTILADVVGIFGALIVGVYELKLDPHFFLQKVFATNTIADFGVGVLKTVFFGFAIGVTGCFYGFRVGRGTQGVGIATTQAVVVSSILIVVSDFFLTKLFWILFE, from the coding sequence ATGCTCGGCATCGTTGAGTATTTCGGTGGCACGGCAACAATGCTCACAGGTTGTGCAAAAGAATTTTTCTCAGGAAAATTCTACTTCAAGTTGACGCTTCAGCAGATCTATCAAATCGGCGTGCGCTCATTAAGTTTGGTTCTGGCCGCCGCATTGAGTACGGGCATGGTCATGTCACTACAGTTCGGATTGGGTCTCGAGAAGTTTGGCGGCAAACTGTATGTTCCCAAAATTGTTTCTCTTTCAATATTGAGAGAGCTTGGTCCGGTATTTACAGGACTCATGGTTGCGGGTCGCGTGGGGGCTGGAATTGCCTCCGAGATTGGATCCATGGTCGTAACCCAACAGATCGACGCGATAAGGGCGCTTGGGACGTCTCCCGTACGAATGATTATAATTCCAAGAATTGTCGCGCTTGTGATTGCACTGCCAATTCTAACTATTCTTGCAGATGTCGTCGGTATATTTGGAGCACTGATTGTGGGCGTTTACGAACTCAAGCTCGACCCACATTTCTTTTTGCAGAAAGTATTTGCGACCAACACTATTGCTGACTTTGGTGTTGGTGTTTTGAAAACAGTATTCTTCGGGTTTGCTATCGGAGTAACTGGTTGCTTTTATGGCTTTCGCGTTGGCAGAGGCACTCAGGGCGTGGGCATAGCCACGACTCAAGCAGTCGTTGTGAGTTCAATTCTTATCGTGGTGAGTGATTTCTTTTTAACGAAACTGTTTTGGATTCTTTTTGAATGA
- a CDS encoding type IV pili twitching motility protein PilT, with the protein MSDQKDPASGQLNDILKLAFMKGASDVHLKTGSVPMVRLHGDLVPLDAHAPRLNGETMVAIARSLMSDVQCRLFDEFKELDLGYGISGVGRFRVNVFMQRGSLRMVFRALKDKIPTLKDLGLPAVVEKIAEGERGLILVTGVTGSGKSTTMASMIDHINRKYRKHIITIEDPIEYLIRDRTSLITQRELGTDTPSFSRALRAALRQDPDVIMIGEMRDTETIHTALQAAETGHLVISTMHTADAQETINRILVHFEPHQQLQIRLQLASVIRAVIAQRLAQKSDRSGSVPAVEIMISNARIRDMIIQPEKTRDIPMAIEEGYVSYGMQSFDQSLMGLLKHRVIDVREAVQLSSRPEDFELRLKGVHSQEDQRWKNFETSQMIESSFREPIDAPIELQTVYKGVEFKGKPASQDRPSIPNSIPKPATPEPNEKTFVTQNQTVRQKPEPILTERTETEPDSELELEITKEKKLPTINNPKVTPLKIPLRPIKKAK; encoded by the coding sequence GTGAGCGATCAAAAGGATCCGGCATCCGGCCAACTCAACGATATATTAAAGCTTGCCTTTATGAAAGGTGCCAGCGATGTGCATTTGAAGACGGGCTCGGTACCGATGGTTCGTCTTCATGGTGATTTAGTGCCCCTCGATGCGCATGCGCCCCGGCTCAATGGCGAAACAATGGTGGCAATCGCCCGATCTCTTATGAGCGATGTGCAGTGTCGCCTGTTTGATGAATTCAAAGAACTTGATTTGGGTTACGGCATCTCGGGAGTAGGGCGGTTTCGCGTTAATGTTTTTATGCAGCGTGGAAGCCTGCGAATGGTCTTTCGAGCACTTAAAGACAAAATTCCCACATTAAAAGATTTGGGCTTACCCGCTGTTGTTGAAAAAATCGCCGAAGGCGAACGCGGTCTCATACTTGTAACAGGAGTTACCGGATCTGGAAAGTCGACAACAATGGCTTCGATGATCGATCACATCAATCGAAAGTATCGAAAACATATTATCACTATTGAAGATCCCATCGAATACCTTATTAGAGACCGCACCTCATTGATTACGCAGCGTGAGCTAGGAACTGACACACCATCCTTTTCACGGGCCCTTCGTGCGGCACTTCGGCAAGATCCTGATGTCATTATGATCGGTGAGATGCGCGATACCGAGACGATTCACACCGCACTCCAGGCCGCAGAGACGGGACACTTAGTTATTTCAACTATGCACACAGCTGACGCTCAAGAGACGATCAACCGCATATTGGTTCACTTTGAACCTCATCAGCAACTGCAGATTCGTTTGCAACTTGCCAGTGTTATTAGGGCCGTCATTGCGCAGAGACTTGCACAAAAGTCGGATCGATCTGGTAGCGTGCCCGCGGTGGAGATTATGATTTCAAATGCTCGTATCCGCGATATGATCATTCAGCCAGAAAAGACCCGCGATATTCCTATGGCGATCGAAGAAGGTTATGTGAGTTATGGTATGCAGTCTTTCGATCAGTCTTTAATGGGACTACTCAAGCATAGAGTCATTGATGTTAGAGAAGCCGTGCAACTATCGAGTCGCCCAGAAGACTTTGAGCTTCGACTCAAGGGTGTCCATAGCCAAGAAGATCAGCGCTGGAAGAACTTCGAAACAAGTCAGATGATCGAAAGCAGCTTTCGAGAACCTATTGATGCGCCTATTGAACTTCAAACTGTGTACAAAGGAGTCGAGTTTAAAGGCAAACCAGCGAGTCAGGATCGCCCCTCCATTCCAAATTCAATCCCTAAGCCAGCAACACCAGAGCCTAACGAGAAAACTTTCGTCACTCAGAATCAGACGGTGCGCCAAAAACCCGAGCCCATTCTCACCGAACGAACTGAGACGGAACCTGATAGCGAGCTTGAGCTTGAAATTACAAAAGAAAAAAAGCTTCCAACTATAAACAATCCCAAAGTGACTCCCTTAAAAATTCCGCTTCGACCTATCAAAAAGGCGAAATAA